A window of Pyrobaculum aerophilum str. IM2 contains these coding sequences:
- a CDS encoding galactokinase family protein translates to MEALVKASAPGRLDFLNTHQDYKGLPVVSVAVNMRTRVEMEASKVFEIESLNTGEKCIFQDPQIAGRTFCDYVKAAVLALWKHGVYLRGFKSVVRSDIPIGAGMASSAALLVSLIAAALRLANREADRATVAELAYVAEREILGVPCGRLDQYGSAFGKVAVIHPKPPVRVEALEMPGGVFVVLDSGVRHSTAEVHSKRQAELQQAVEMLKAELGIYSEGYWDFPWGVLYDKPNAVEKLPSPLRERVLFTLEMQRSTERALAYLKRRDLPTEEILRKVGAEMLLQHRLLSELYDVSLPELDRLVEEAVNAGAYGAKLSGAGLGGVVIALAPNRETAEKIGRRSSAVKWWAVEVDEGLKYGD, encoded by the coding sequence GTGGAGGCTTTGGTAAAGGCCTCTGCCCCGGGCCGGCTGGACTTTTTAAACACCCACCAGGACTATAAAGGCCTGCCCGTGGTCTCTGTGGCTGTGAACATGAGGACGCGGGTGGAAATGGAGGCGTCCAAGGTCTTTGAAATAGAGTCGTTAAACACAGGAGAGAAGTGCATTTTCCAAGACCCGCAAATCGCCGGGAGGACCTTCTGTGATTACGTAAAGGCGGCAGTCCTGGCGCTGTGGAAACACGGCGTTTACCTCAGGGGCTTTAAGTCAGTGGTCCGCTCCGACATACCCATAGGGGCTGGGATGGCCAGTAGCGCCGCGTTGTTAGTAAGTTTAATAGCAGCCGCGTTGAGGCTCGCTAATCGCGAGGCTGACAGAGCCACTGTGGCCGAGCTGGCCTATGTGGCTGAAAGGGAGATCTTAGGCGTGCCGTGCGGGAGGCTTGACCAATACGGCTCCGCCTTTGGGAAAGTAGCCGTGATACACCCTAAGCCCCCGGTGAGAGTAGAGGCGTTGGAAATGCCGGGAGGAGTTTTTGTCGTGTTAGACAGCGGCGTTCGGCACAGCACCGCTGAGGTACACTCAAAACGGCAGGCGGAACTTCAACAAGCCGTGGAGATGTTAAAGGCAGAGCTGGGCATTTACAGCGAGGGGTATTGGGACTTCCCCTGGGGCGTGTTATACGACAAGCCCAATGCAGTGGAAAAATTGCCAAGCCCCTTGAGGGAAAGAGTACTCTTCACTTTAGAAATGCAGAGATCCACCGAAAGGGCGCTTGCATATTTAAAACGCAGAGACTTGCCGACAGAGGAGATTTTGAGAAAAGTAGGCGCCGAGATGTTGCTACAGCACAGACTCCTATCCGAGCTGTACGACGTGTCGTTGCCGGAGTTAGATCGCCTAGTAGAAGAGGCTGTAAACGCCGGCGCATATGGGGCTAAGCTCTCAGGCGCAGGTCTTGGAGGCGTAGTAATCGCCTTGGCTCCCAATAGAGAAACCGCCGAGAAAATAGGAAGGCGCTCAAGCGCCGTGAAGTGGTGGGCCGTTGAAGTAGACGAAGGGCTTAAATATGGAGATTAG
- the galT gene encoding galactose-1-phosphate uridylyltransferase gives MEIRKDPFTGEYILVSPHRLKRPWQPEGACPFCPGAPETGRGWDVLILPNRYPVVTENPPEPTAEDLYEVIPARGSSLVVVETPQHDVDDLSDLPLGQIKKILTAVAEAQRKAEKEGNAAYFLFFRNKGKEIGVSLTHPHSQIYILPVVPPRVRAELQASYEWYVKHGSCLHCRIVEKEEKRLVFQNRNWKAFVPFYAKWPHEVHIYPKRHRSLLTELTDEEVADLAEALKITLCALKQVAGIPMPYIMVLHQAPLPRPTQYYHLHFEIYGMYRPDGKLKHAAGAELGASLFTLDTTPEETAARIKAALQKCLKHSAD, from the coding sequence ATGGAGATTAGGAAAGACCCCTTCACGGGGGAGTATATCTTAGTCTCGCCCCACAGGCTTAAACGCCCCTGGCAACCAGAGGGCGCATGCCCCTTCTGCCCCGGCGCCCCCGAGACCGGCCGCGGGTGGGACGTGCTAATACTCCCAAATAGATACCCCGTGGTTACGGAAAACCCCCCAGAGCCGACAGCCGAAGATTTATATGAGGTAATCCCCGCGCGCGGCTCCTCGCTAGTAGTGGTGGAAACCCCTCAACACGATGTTGACGACCTCAGCGACTTGCCCCTAGGCCAAATAAAAAAGATTTTGACGGCGGTGGCTGAGGCTCAGAGAAAAGCCGAGAAAGAGGGCAACGCCGCATACTTCCTCTTTTTTAGAAACAAGGGTAAGGAGATTGGAGTCTCCCTCACCCACCCACACTCTCAAATATACATACTTCCGGTGGTTCCCCCAAGAGTCCGCGCAGAGCTTCAAGCCTCCTACGAGTGGTATGTAAAACACGGCTCGTGCCTCCACTGCCGCATTGTAGAAAAAGAGGAAAAACGCCTTGTCTTCCAAAACCGCAATTGGAAGGCGTTTGTGCCGTTTTATGCGAAATGGCCCCACGAAGTCCACATATACCCCAAGAGGCACAGAAGCCTGCTCACTGAGTTAACAGACGAGGAGGTGGCGGATTTAGCCGAGGCGTTGAAAATAACGCTATGCGCCTTAAAACAAGTGGCGGGGATACCAATGCCCTATATAATGGTGCTCCACCAAGCGCCGCTTCCACGGCCAACGCAGTACTACCACTTACACTTTGAAATATACGGCATGTATAGGCCAGACGGGAAGCTTAAACATGCAGCCGGCGCCGAGTTGGGAGCGTCGCTATTTACACTGGACACTACTCCCGAGGAGACTGCGGCTAGAATTAAGGCGGCTCTACAGAAATGTTTAAAGCATTCGGCGGATTAA
- a CDS encoding site-2 protease family protein: MYEERRQELIDMAISLLVLTLGFSIALSGDMARGLNWSRVLSLMPYVAFVLLFAFIGHELAHREVAKRLGYFAMYKADYYLLPLAIIFPLLFGFVFAAPGSVVVSPYRLYRQGDEKRDMFFIAAAGPLANIAFAILGLALLTATQSYFWHFFAYINAWLALFNLLPLPPLDGNKVIRSNPVMWVLMFAIAAVLVWRLW; the protein is encoded by the coding sequence GTGTATGAGGAGAGGAGACAAGAGCTTATTGACATGGCGATATCTTTGTTAGTATTAACTCTGGGATTTTCAATAGCTCTCTCCGGCGACATGGCCCGCGGGTTGAATTGGTCTAGAGTTCTGTCGTTAATGCCCTATGTAGCGTTTGTACTCCTCTTTGCCTTTATTGGCCACGAATTGGCGCATAGAGAAGTGGCGAAGAGGCTTGGGTACTTCGCCATGTATAAAGCAGACTATTACTTACTTCCTCTGGCGATAATCTTCCCTCTACTCTTCGGCTTCGTATTCGCCGCGCCTGGGTCCGTGGTAGTGTCGCCGTATAGGTTGTATAGGCAGGGAGATGAGAAACGCGACATGTTTTTCATAGCGGCGGCTGGGCCTCTCGCCAATATAGCCTTCGCCATCTTGGGACTGGCATTATTGACAGCCACGCAATCTTACTTCTGGCATTTCTTCGCCTATATAAACGCGTGGCTTGCGTTATTTAACCTACTGCCCTTGCCCCCACTAGACGGCAACAAGGTGATTAGGTCAAATCCAGTCATGTGGGTTTTAATGTTTGCAATAGCGGCCGTATTAGTGTGGAGGCTTTGGTAA
- a CDS encoding S9 family peptidase, producing MDLVKRVLSVRAATTPRRGPGGVLYYLSDVTGHMLLWKFDGGKHDVVLPWDDRIGDYRVSKDGALAFVSDKDGDEKWRLYLADNEVYEISAEGVNNLGAWSPDGLKLAFTSTRDGQSDFNVYVYDRSLRKAEKIAEIPGINVVEEWSEAGVFITHYETNLDSTIYLYKDGQLRELTKHSGEALNHSPRYVGNGKLLFLTNADWEYVGIAQMDLSTGNWKYIVQLDRDIEHFDVWGSYLIFAVNEEGRSGLYQMHIPSGLTYKLASPSGVVTHLDFKDGVLAFSLSSINKGHEVYIYQQGAVRQITHSPKFGAPIHNIPEPASVWYPSFDGRKIQANLYYPPGEAKGVVVYLHGGPESQDRPEFKPLIAALLIAGYAVAAPNYRGSTGFGKTFTHLDDLERRWDAIKDVVAFGKWLESQGIAKKKPCVLGGSYGGYLTLMALATAPEMWSCGVEMVGIFNLVTFLERTAPWRRRYREAEYGSLDKHRELLQQLSPATHVEKIQAPLLVVHGVNDIRVPLYEAEQLVQRLRELGRDVTFIVLPDEGHTITKIHNRVRVYSEVIQFIEKQFSV from the coding sequence ATGGATTTGGTAAAGAGGGTACTCTCAGTGAGGGCGGCCACAACGCCGAGGAGGGGGCCGGGAGGCGTTTTGTACTACCTCAGCGACGTGACTGGGCATATGCTTTTGTGGAAATTCGACGGCGGTAAACACGACGTTGTCTTGCCTTGGGACGACAGAATTGGCGACTACAGAGTTTCAAAAGATGGGGCGCTGGCCTTTGTTTCAGATAAAGACGGCGATGAGAAGTGGCGGTTATATTTGGCGGACAATGAGGTTTACGAAATTTCTGCCGAGGGGGTGAACAACCTCGGCGCTTGGTCGCCAGACGGCTTAAAACTAGCCTTTACGTCAACTAGAGATGGCCAATCTGATTTCAATGTATATGTTTATGACAGGTCTTTAAGAAAGGCGGAGAAAATCGCCGAAATCCCCGGCATAAACGTCGTTGAGGAGTGGAGCGAGGCGGGCGTGTTTATTACTCATTACGAGACTAATTTAGACAGCACTATATATTTGTATAAAGACGGCCAGTTGAGGGAATTAACAAAACACAGCGGCGAGGCCTTAAACCATTCTCCCCGATACGTGGGCAACGGCAAGCTCTTATTCCTCACAAACGCCGACTGGGAATACGTGGGGATAGCGCAAATGGACTTATCCACTGGCAACTGGAAATATATTGTACAGCTCGACAGAGACATAGAGCATTTCGACGTCTGGGGGAGCTATTTAATATTTGCCGTGAATGAGGAGGGAAGGTCTGGGCTTTACCAAATGCACATCCCCTCAGGCCTCACGTATAAACTCGCCTCGCCTAGCGGCGTCGTCACGCATTTAGATTTTAAAGACGGCGTTCTCGCCTTTTCTCTGTCAAGCATAAACAAGGGGCATGAGGTCTACATATATCAACAAGGCGCCGTGAGGCAAATAACCCACTCCCCCAAATTCGGAGCGCCGATTCATAATATCCCGGAGCCGGCGTCGGTGTGGTACCCCAGTTTCGACGGCAGAAAAATTCAAGCAAATCTCTACTATCCCCCCGGCGAGGCAAAGGGAGTAGTAGTGTACCTACACGGAGGGCCTGAAAGCCAAGACCGCCCGGAGTTCAAGCCCCTAATCGCGGCGCTTTTAATAGCGGGATATGCCGTGGCAGCCCCCAACTACAGAGGCAGCACCGGCTTCGGCAAAACCTTCACTCACCTAGACGACTTAGAGAGGCGGTGGGACGCGATAAAAGACGTCGTGGCGTTTGGAAAATGGCTCGAATCCCAGGGAATAGCTAAGAAAAAGCCCTGCGTCTTAGGGGGATCTTACGGGGGATACTTAACGCTTATGGCCCTGGCAACAGCCCCCGAGATGTGGAGCTGCGGCGTTGAGATGGTGGGAATTTTCAACTTAGTGACATTCCTCGAGAGAACCGCCCCTTGGAGGAGGAGGTACAGAGAGGCCGAATACGGCTCATTAGATAAGCACAGAGAGCTATTGCAGCAGCTCAGCCCAGCTACACACGTGGAGAAAATCCAAGCGCCGTTGCTGGTTGTACACGGCGTCAACGACATAAGAGTGCCGCTGTACGAAGCCGAACAGTTAGTACAAAGGCTGAGAGAACTGGGCAGAGACGTTACGTTTATAGTACTCCCCGACGAGGGGCACACTATCACTAAAATTCACAATAGAGTGCGCGTCTACAGCGAGGTAATTCAGTTTATTGAAAAACAGTTCAGCGTTTAA